Proteins encoded by one window of Campylobacter concisus:
- a CDS encoding DMT family transporter, with protein sequence MTHVLALLAAGCCEVLGVFFLTKFQKSVGVKKAANFLILTANFTISLWLLSYAMQAMAMSVAYAIWTGIGAIGAVGVGVIFNGEKMSAQKAFYLSLITLSAVMLKII encoded by the coding sequence TTGACGCACGTTTTAGCTCTTTTAGCGGCCGGGTGCTGCGAGGTTTTGGGCGTATTTTTTCTAACCAAATTTCAAAAAAGCGTCGGCGTGAAAAAGGCGGCGAATTTTTTGATTTTAACCGCTAATTTCACCATTTCGCTCTGGCTTTTGAGCTACGCGATGCAGGCGATGGCGATGTCGGTAGCGTACGCGATTTGGACGGGTATCGGAGCGATCGGAGCCGTGGGCGTCGGAGTGATTTTTAACGGCGAAAAAATGAGCGCGCAAAAGGCGTTTTACCTATCGCTAATAACGCTAAGCGCGGTAATGTTAAAGATAATTTAA
- the nusB gene encoding transcription antitermination factor NusB, translated as MATRHQVRQAVVSLLYSNEINPVTAAFEEEFLEEKKIRNERKSEAQQTFKEVLANKEKLDEILKPYLKDGDFSKVGATELAILRLGLYEMKFSQTDKAVIINEAIELAKELGSDQAPKFINGVLDKLKGDL; from the coding sequence ATGGCGACTCGTCATCAGGTTAGGCAGGCCGTTGTTTCGCTGCTCTACTCAAATGAGATAAATCCGGTAACTGCTGCATTTGAAGAGGAATTTCTAGAAGAGAAAAAGATAAGAAACGAGCGAAAAAGTGAGGCACAGCAGACTTTTAAAGAGGTGCTCGCAAATAAAGAAAAACTAGATGAAATTTTAAAGCCATATCTAAAAGACGGCGATTTTAGTAAGGTTGGTGCGACTGAGCTTGCCATCCTTAGACTTGGGCTTTATGAGATGAAATTTAGCCAAACTGATAAGGCTGTCATCATAAACGAAGCGATCGAGCTTGCGAAAGAACTTGGAAGTGATCAGGCGCCAAAATTTATAAATGGCGTACTTGATAAGCTAAAGGGCGATCTGTGA
- the fabG gene encoding 3-oxoacyl-ACP reductase FabG: MSKRVLITGSSRGIGASIARHLANKYEVVLHARSKSDELLKMASELGAKFLTFDVADTSEAKEMIEADMEANGVYYGVILNAGITRDNTFVGLSDEEWFDVIDVNLNGFYNVLRPALMPMIRARKPARIVTLSSVSGVIGNRGQVNYSASKAGIIGASKALAVELASRGITVNCVAPGLIKTDMSEEILNSDFLNEVLKAIPAKRAGEASEVAGLVKFLLSDEASYITRQVIGVNGGLC, encoded by the coding sequence GTGAGTAAGAGAGTATTGATAACTGGATCAAGTAGAGGCATAGGAGCTAGCATAGCTAGGCACCTTGCTAACAAGTACGAAGTGGTGCTTCACGCAAGAAGTAAGAGCGATGAGCTTTTAAAGATGGCTAGTGAACTTGGGGCTAAATTTTTGACATTTGACGTGGCTGATACTTCTGAGGCTAAGGAGATGATAGAAGCTGACATGGAGGCAAATGGCGTCTATTACGGCGTTATTTTAAACGCTGGCATAACAAGAGATAATACCTTTGTGGGGCTGAGCGATGAAGAGTGGTTTGACGTGATAGATGTAAATTTAAATGGTTTTTACAACGTCCTAAGACCAGCGCTAATGCCCATGATAAGGGCTAGAAAGCCAGCTAGGATAGTGACACTAAGCTCGGTTTCAGGAGTCATTGGCAACAGAGGTCAGGTTAACTACTCAGCTAGCAAGGCAGGCATCATAGGAGCTAGCAAAGCCCTTGCAGTAGAGCTTGCAAGTAGAGGCATAACAGTAAACTGCGTAGCGCCCGGGCTTATAAAGACAGATATGAGCGAGGAAATTTTAAATAGCGACTTTTTAAACGAAGTACTAAAAGCTATACCTGCAAAAAGAGCTGGCGAGGCTAGCGAGGTGGCAGGGCTTGTTAAATTTTTACTAAGCGATGAGGCTAGCTACATCACAAGGCAGGTGATCGGCGTAAATGGAGGACTTTGCTAA
- a CDS encoding retention module-containing protein, whose amino-acid sequence MAKEAGVVKFISGKAVAIDQNGNERELKVGDILYMGESIKTSDAADKITIVSNNGKEITIVGNDTLALNQSTIGAEGLADVSDLQNAILNGGDLTKLEETAAGGNTAAGGGDGVSLSDAKFAEGGHYSNINATYRNLSDANRAFASYDSPIGGYRDGNDDDDTIIPGTPTVKFINDINGNHTLSRVEHGNDTNINTSKVLITVPNDGTVRAGDVLKITVTDPNGNETTTNVTITPAIITNGYPIDVPVEPGKNSKVEASVTNFQGNTSGSSEDHVTPTKSSVSVEFTEDKSPDDGFLTYTENKNDGKQNESPVTITATDVIPGDILHVTLTKPDGTVTPLPPINHQCY is encoded by the coding sequence TTGGCTAAAGAAGCTGGAGTAGTAAAATTTATTAGTGGCAAGGCGGTCGCTATCGATCAAAATGGAAATGAGAGAGAGCTAAAAGTAGGTGACATCCTTTATATGGGAGAGAGCATCAAGACAAGTGATGCCGCTGATAAAATAACAATTGTTTCAAATAATGGAAAAGAGATTACAATTGTAGGCAATGATACACTTGCGTTAAATCAAAGCACCATAGGCGCGGAAGGCTTGGCAGATGTTAGTGATTTGCAAAATGCTATTTTAAATGGTGGAGATCTAACAAAACTTGAAGAGACTGCTGCTGGTGGAAACACTGCTGCTGGTGGTGGAGATGGTGTTAGCCTAAGTGACGCTAAATTTGCTGAGGGTGGCCACTATTCAAATATTAATGCAACATATAGAAATTTAAGTGATGCAAACAGAGCTTTTGCATCATACGATAGCCCAATAGGCGGCTACAGAGATGGCAATGATGACGATGATACTATAATCCCAGGTACGCCAACTGTTAAATTTATAAATGATATAAATGGTAACCACACTTTAAGCAGAGTAGAGCATGGAAATGATACAAATATAAATACATCTAAAGTTCTTATCACTGTACCAAATGACGGCACAGTAAGAGCTGGCGATGTGCTAAAAATCACTGTAACTGACCCAAATGGCAATGAAACTACAACAAACGTAACCATCACTCCAGCTATCATAACTAATGGCTATCCAATAGATGTACCTGTAGAGCCAGGTAAAAACTCAAAAGTAGAAGCAAGCGTTACAAATTTCCAAGGCAACACTAGCGGCAGCAGTGAAGATCATGTAACTCCTACAAAATCAAGTGTGAGCGTTGAATTTACAGAAGATAAGAGCCCAGATGATGGATTTTTAACATATACAGAAAATAAAAATGATGGTAAACAAAATGAGTCGCCAGTAACTATAACTGCAACAGACGTTATCCCTGGCGATATTCTTCACGTTACTCTAACAAAACCAGATGGTACAGTAACACCTTTACCACCTATTAACCATCAATGCTACTGA
- a CDS encoding beta-ketoacyl synthase chain length factor — translation MKFQVDFFDAIAYGNVGEDLARYKKEFDLAKIPPIQRRRLSSAAKCAFSLISGFDKLDMPVIFSSYEGEINRCFELETTLAKAEPVSPTSFSLSVHNAISSLLSIEAKNHNEILAISSFSPVEDALQAAFLRLNDGYEKVLILAYHESIRQSYFDEKKPSFMLALIISRAKNERVLTLKRAKKEKEICGNLLKSFIVNFDPKISKSWQSCSYSSSWDFSYEP, via the coding sequence ATGAAATTTCAAGTTGATTTTTTTGATGCGATAGCTTATGGCAATGTCGGCGAGGATCTGGCTAGATACAAAAAAGAATTTGATCTAGCAAAAATTCCACCCATACAAAGAAGAAGGCTAAGTAGTGCTGCAAAGTGTGCTTTTAGCCTAATTAGTGGCTTTGATAAGCTTGATATGCCAGTTATTTTTAGCTCATATGAAGGAGAGATAAATCGCTGCTTTGAGCTAGAGACTACACTGGCAAAAGCTGAGCCGGTTTCGCCTACATCGTTTTCGCTCTCTGTGCATAACGCTATCTCGTCACTTCTTAGCATAGAAGCTAAAAATCACAATGAAATTCTTGCCATATCTTCATTTAGCCCAGTCGAAGATGCCTTGCAAGCTGCATTTTTAAGACTAAATGACGGATATGAAAAGGTGCTAATACTTGCCTATCATGAGTCGATAAGGCAGAGTTATTTTGATGAGAAAAAGCCATCATTTATGCTCGCTCTTATTATCTCAAGGGCAAAAAATGAGAGAGTTTTAACTCTAAAAAGAGCTAAAAAAGAAAAAGAAATTTGCGGGAATTTATTAAAAAGCTTTATTGTAAATTTTGATCCAAAAATATCAAAAAGCTGGCAAAGTTGTAGTTATTCTTCGTCTTGGGATTTTAGCTATGAGCCTTAA
- a CDS encoding beta-ketoacyl synthase N-terminal-like domain-containing protein yields MLIYVSKPAIISAAGSSSNENLSSLLSGKRFLSLSSEFHPENKFLVAKFDKALPEFTKNTKEHFKTRTNALLLNTLLELDDEIKKAIKKFGKSRVGVILGTTTSGIEENFWTFKEYIKTEIFDKSKFGIDRNCLANVTEFVSEFYGLEGPSFCVSTACTSGVKAIIEAQRLIKSDICDAVICGGVDSLNTLTINGFNSLSILSQKPSQPFSKNREGINIGEGAGLFLLSRDEISNVVVAGSASNCDAFHMTQPDFNAKMAICCIEEALKKAGMDGVDYVNLHGTGTQANDKMEAKAVNLTLGSAYASSLKPQIGHTLGAAGAIESAICTMLCMGENSVLPPHVYDGAYDESLETINLVKSGTKFDVKAAMSLSFAFGGDNAAIIFKRVR; encoded by the coding sequence GTGTTGATCTACGTTAGCAAACCAGCCATTATTAGTGCCGCAGGGAGCAGCAGTAATGAGAATTTGAGCTCGCTTTTAAGTGGAAAAAGATTTTTGAGCTTAAGCAGTGAGTTTCATCCTGAGAATAAATTTTTAGTAGCGAAATTTGATAAGGCACTGCCAGAGTTTACCAAGAATACAAAAGAGCACTTTAAAACAAGAACCAATGCTTTGCTTCTAAACACGCTTCTTGAGCTTGACGATGAGATAAAAAAGGCTATCAAAAAATTTGGCAAAAGCCGTGTAGGTGTTATTTTAGGCACTACAACGAGTGGAATTGAAGAAAATTTTTGGACTTTTAAAGAGTATATAAAAACTGAAATTTTCGATAAAAGTAAGTTTGGTATAGACAGAAACTGTCTTGCAAATGTGACCGAATTTGTGAGCGAATTTTATGGATTAGAAGGTCCAAGTTTTTGCGTTTCAACTGCCTGTACTTCTGGTGTTAAGGCGATTATTGAGGCACAAAGACTAATAAAAAGCGATATTTGCGATGCGGTTATATGCGGCGGCGTAGATAGTTTAAACACCTTAACCATAAATGGCTTTAACTCACTTAGCATTTTAAGTCAAAAACCAAGCCAACCCTTTTCTAAAAACAGAGAGGGCATAAACATAGGCGAGGGAGCTGGGCTGTTTTTGCTGAGCCGTGATGAAATTTCAAACGTCGTGGTCGCTGGCTCAGCTTCAAACTGCGACGCTTTTCATATGACTCAGCCTGATTTTAATGCCAAAATGGCAATTTGTTGTATAGAAGAAGCTTTAAAAAAAGCTGGCATGGACGGCGTGGATTATGTAAATTTACATGGCACCGGCACGCAAGCAAATGACAAAATGGAGGCAAAAGCTGTAAATTTAACGCTTGGCTCCGCATATGCTAGCTCGTTAAAGCCGCAGATCGGACATACACTAGGCGCTGCTGGAGCAATAGAAAGCGCCATTTGCACCATGCTTTGCATGGGGGAAAATAGCGTCTTGCCACCACACGTTTATGACGGGGCATATGACGAGAGTTTGGAAACTATAAATTTAGTAAAAAGTGGCACGAAATTTGACGTTAAGGCGGCGATGTCGCTATCTTTTGCATTTGGCGGAGATAACGCCGCTATAATTTTTAAAAGAGTGAGATGA
- a CDS encoding thioester dehydrase: MISDYLPHSSAITLIDEILEFTPCESIKVRSAINEKTPFLKDGKFYMQKAIEMMAQSLGVYDSKMRELRGEKAIFGFLLGSRKFEILRPYFKVGDEIVIVSKCSIQDESGFGVYDSELFVNGELGARAVLNVMSPDEEFVKKALSE, encoded by the coding sequence ATGATAAGTGATTATTTACCGCACAGTAGCGCCATAACCCTGATCGATGAAATTTTAGAATTTACCCCTTGTGAGAGCATAAAAGTAAGAAGCGCGATAAATGAGAAAACCCCATTTTTAAAAGATGGGAAATTTTACATGCAAAAAGCTATTGAAATGATGGCTCAAAGCCTTGGTGTTTATGACTCAAAAATGCGCGAGTTAAGGGGCGAGAAGGCGATATTTGGCTTTTTGCTTGGTAGTAGAAAATTTGAAATTCTTAGGCCATATTTTAAAGTGGGCGATGAGATAGTGATCGTCTCAAAGTGCTCGATCCAAGATGAGAGTGGATTTGGCGTTTATGACAGCGAGCTTTTTGTAAATGGGGAGCTTGGCGCAAGGGCGGTTTTAAACGTGATGAGCCCTGATGAAGAATTTGTAAAAAAGGCACTTAGTGAGTAA
- a CDS encoding TPM domain-containing protein has protein sequence MKKIFALLFFAFCFCFAINFNEQINDEAQIFSKNEKAELLTLVQNYEQNSTTQIAIVTLKSLENKSIEEISLEVARGYKLGQKQSSNGVLLIIAPNERKVRIEVGYGLEGVLTDAISSQIINDVIVPKFKQGDMGGGVIEGIRAIIKVASGEEFESVSDDEEIPFGIVAFFAGMISCFISGFLGKFFMRIGFSACFAGLISTVFEQFFGVQNYFIVFAIVFVIFFIILKNAFKKNTQGKNTHSDFRRDRSDSNSSGSGHSSSSRGGGFSGGGGGFGGGGASGSW, from the coding sequence ATGAAGAAAATTTTTGCTCTTTTATTTTTTGCATTTTGCTTTTGTTTTGCCATAAATTTTAACGAGCAGATAAATGATGAGGCTCAAATTTTCTCTAAAAATGAGAAAGCTGAGCTTTTAACCTTAGTGCAAAATTACGAGCAAAATAGTACGACGCAAATTGCTATCGTGACACTTAAATCACTAGAAAATAAAAGCATAGAAGAGATCTCTCTTGAGGTGGCTAGAGGCTACAAGCTGGGACAAAAACAAAGCAGTAATGGAGTGCTTTTAATAATCGCTCCAAACGAGAGAAAAGTACGCATAGAAGTTGGTTATGGGCTTGAAGGCGTACTAACTGACGCTATATCAAGCCAGATCATAAATGATGTGATAGTGCCTAAATTTAAGCAAGGCGATATGGGCGGTGGCGTCATAGAGGGCATAAGAGCCATCATAAAGGTAGCTAGTGGCGAAGAATTTGAAAGCGTGAGTGATGATGAAGAGATACCATTTGGAATAGTTGCCTTTTTTGCTGGCATGATTTCGTGTTTTATTTCTGGCTTTTTAGGTAAATTTTTTATGCGAATTGGCTTTAGTGCGTGTTTTGCAGGACTGATATCTACGGTATTTGAGCAATTTTTTGGCGTGCAAAATTACTTCATTGTCTTTGCCATTGTGTTTGTAATATTTTTTATTATTTTAAAAAATGCCTTTAAAAAAAATACTCAAGGCAAAAATACACACAGTGACTTTAGGCGCGATAGATCAGACTCAAATAGCAGTGGTAGCGGCCATTCAAGCAGTTCAAGAGGTGGTGGCTTTAGTGGCGGCGGAGGCGGTTTTGGCGGAGGCGGAGCAAGTGGCAGCTGGTAA
- a CDS encoding 4'-phosphopantetheinyl transferase family protein: protein MPIKRGEIRLFISFCGDKFSPKMLDKKDCRRVKKYPNLIKQNSFKISRYLKFKAKMRGKICLSHKENIAVLAISKEKIGVDVEELKQRNFNSVASFCFTKDESKNLANAKDKTQKFYEIYTAKEAILKLKNLSFSDLGTTSYDEMAKKYLIINNSFIICLAFKQCKDIIIKLL, encoded by the coding sequence ATGCCTATAAAAAGGGGTGAAATTCGTCTTTTTATCAGCTTTTGCGGTGATAAATTTAGCCCAAAAATGCTAGATAAAAAAGATTGCAGAAGAGTAAAAAAATACCCAAATTTAATAAAACAAAACTCATTTAAAATATCTCGCTACTTAAAATTTAAAGCAAAGATGCGAGGCAAAATCTGTCTTTCTCATAAAGAAAATATCGCAGTTTTAGCCATTTCAAAAGAAAAGATCGGAGTCGATGTAGAAGAGCTAAAGCAGAGAAATTTTAACTCAGTAGCTAGCTTTTGCTTTACAAAAGATGAGAGTAAAAATTTGGCAAATGCAAAAGATAAAACTCAAAAATTTTATGAAATTTATACTGCAAAAGAGGCGATTTTAAAGCTTAAAAATTTATCGTTTAGCGATCTTGGTACTACCAGCTACGATGAAATGGCAAAAAAATACTTAATTATTAATAATTCATTTATTATTTGCCTTGCATTTAAGCAATGCAAAGATATAATTATTAAACTTTTGTAA
- a CDS encoding beta-ketoacyl-ACP synthase has translation MRVFVTGIGTVSAFGNSWEEMRAKFLEGKNAVRYMSEWESHKDLNTRLAAPIIDYKYPQEWDRKQLRSLGKVSCYSVHAAGLALKDAGLLKGDELNESNLDPSVQDGRMGVASGSSTGSTDSILDMAKLVLDMDSGFNANTYIKMMPHTTAANIALFYSLKGRIIPTSSACTSGSHAIGYAYESIKNGSIDMMLAGGAEELCVSEAYVFDKLYATSVKNSTPNLTPTPFEKDRDGLVLGEGAGFLVLESEESALKRGAKIYAEVVGFGSTCDGTHITRPQSATMKAAMSLALRDANLEPKSIGYVNAHATATKHGDIAESIATNELFGEDIAISSLKSYLGHTLGACGGLEAIASIMMMREELFFPTINLNVIDLECAKLNYLKEPTPIKTDFVMSNNFAFGGVNTSLIFKRVKNIF, from the coding sequence ATGCGTGTATTTGTCACAGGTATCGGCACGGTCAGTGCTTTTGGCAACAGCTGGGAGGAGATGAGGGCTAAATTTCTCGAGGGCAAAAACGCTGTGAGATATATGAGTGAGTGGGAGAGTCACAAAGATCTAAACACTCGCCTAGCTGCACCAATTATAGACTACAAATATCCACAAGAGTGGGATAGAAAGCAGCTAAGAAGCCTTGGTAAGGTCTCGTGTTATAGCGTACATGCGGCTGGACTTGCTTTAAAAGATGCTGGGTTATTAAAAGGTGATGAGTTAAATGAGTCAAATTTAGACCCAAGCGTGCAAGATGGTAGAATGGGTGTAGCAAGCGGCTCAAGTACTGGTAGCACAGACTCCATTCTTGATATGGCAAAGCTAGTTTTGGACATGGATAGCGGCTTTAACGCAAATACTTACATAAAGATGATGCCTCACACTACAGCGGCAAATATCGCGCTATTTTACTCGCTAAAAGGACGCATCATCCCTACATCTTCGGCATGCACAAGTGGTTCGCACGCCATTGGCTACGCATACGAGAGTATAAAAAATGGCAGCATAGATATGATGCTAGCTGGCGGGGCTGAAGAGCTTTGCGTGAGCGAGGCATACGTCTTTGACAAGCTTTACGCAACTAGTGTAAAAAATAGCACGCCAAATTTGACCCCAACGCCGTTTGAAAAAGATAGAGATGGCTTGGTGCTTGGCGAGGGAGCTGGATTTTTGGTACTTGAAAGCGAAGAGAGTGCATTAAAAAGAGGAGCTAAAATTTACGCTGAGGTCGTTGGTTTTGGCTCGACGTGTGACGGCACGCACATCACTAGACCGCAAAGCGCTACGATGAAAGCGGCTATGAGCCTAGCGCTTAGGGACGCAAATTTAGAGCCAAAAAGTATAGGCTACGTAAATGCTCATGCGACTGCGACAAAACATGGCGACATAGCCGAGAGTATCGCTACAAACGAGCTTTTTGGAGAGGATATCGCCATTAGCTCGCTTAAAAGCTATCTTGGCCATACGCTTGGCGCTTGTGGAGGACTGGAGGCGATCGCTTCTATTATGATGATGAGAGAAGAGCTATTTTTCCCAACTATAAATTTAAATGTGATCGATCTCGAGTGCGCAAAGCTAAACTATTTAAAAGAGCCAACTCCGATAAAAACGGACTTTGTTATGAGTAATAACTTTGCATTTGGTGGTGTAAATACATCTTTGATATTTAAAAGAGTTAAAAACATTTTTTAA
- a CDS encoding ABC transporter substrate-binding protein — MLAGELLKSHFAKFDLVAVLSKFLEQSHFDKEKFDLLKQNNFKNLDKNIKQEIVEAAGFKEFFDKKFQSFLCEIMQSKVLIVSGKEYKFSELEIYTCFDANTYKRQCEAGEIYFHNFGFDISFKSEPSLYGGILVRSLKPLNGQNFIFGPRKCALHILNGKINNLNFDLKEADLRKDKITFTPRIRSFSDKNQQENDRLRAFTAEFEKALEFDENYKKRLNAYKKG; from the coding sequence ATGCTAGCTGGCGAGCTACTTAAAAGCCATTTTGCTAAATTTGATCTGGTGGCGGTGCTTAGTAAATTTTTAGAGCAAAGTCATTTTGATAAAGAAAAATTTGATCTACTTAAACAAAATAACTTTAAAAATTTAGATAAAAATATAAAGCAAGAGATAGTTGAGGCTGCTGGTTTTAAAGAGTTTTTTGATAAGAAATTTCAGAGCTTTTTATGCGAGATTATGCAAAGTAAAGTTTTGATTGTTTCTGGCAAAGAGTATAAATTTAGCGAGCTTGAAATTTATACTTGTTTTGACGCAAATACCTACAAAAGGCAGTGTGAGGCAGGAGAGATTTACTTTCACAACTTTGGCTTTGATATATCTTTTAAAAGCGAGCCATCGCTTTATGGTGGCATTTTAGTAAGAAGCCTAAAGCCCTTAAACGGGCAAAATTTTATCTTTGGGCCAAGAAAATGTGCCTTGCATATCTTAAATGGCAAAATAAATAATTTAAATTTTGATCTAAAAGAGGCTGATCTTAGAAAAGATAAGATTACTTTTACGCCACGTATTAGATCATTTAGTGATAAAAATCAGCAAGAAAATGATCGCCTTAGAGCATTTACTGCTGAGTTTGAAAAAGCCTTAGAATTTGATGAAAATTATAAAAAGAGATTAAATGCCTATAAAAAGGGGTGA
- the ribH gene encoding 6,7-dimethyl-8-ribityllumazine synthase: MKIIEGNLALKGGEKVAIVGARFNHIITDRLVEGARDAFLRHGGDEANLSLILVPGAFEIPMALEKALASGKFDAVCCVGAVIRGSTPHFDYVSAETTKGIANVTLKYGKPVTFGVLTVDSIEQAIERAGSKAGNKGFEAMTGVIEMLSLYKNLEA; encoded by the coding sequence ATGAAAATAATCGAAGGAAATTTAGCTCTAAAAGGCGGCGAGAAGGTCGCCATAGTGGGCGCGAGGTTTAATCATATCATCACCGATAGGCTAGTCGAAGGCGCTAGGGACGCGTTTTTGCGTCACGGCGGGGACGAGGCGAATTTGAGCCTCATTTTGGTGCCGGGCGCGTTTGAGATACCGATGGCGCTAGAAAAGGCGCTAGCCAGCGGTAAATTTGACGCAGTTTGCTGCGTGGGAGCGGTGATCCGCGGCTCTACGCCTCACTTTGACTACGTAAGTGCTGAGACCACCAAGGGCATCGCAAACGTCACGCTAAAATACGGCAAACCGGTGACCTTTGGCGTACTAACGGTAGATAGCATCGAACAAGCCATCGAGCGAGCGGGCTCAAAGGCTGGAAATAAGGGCTTTGAAGCGATGACGGGCGTGATCGAGATGCTAAGCTTATATAAAAATTTGGAGGCGTAA
- the pyrF gene encoding orotidine-5'-phosphate decarboxylase, which yields MKLCVALDMASCEENLALASELKGLDLWLKVGLRSYLRDGAKFIEELKGLGNFKIFLDLKLYDIPNTMADAAEVVSKIGVDMINVHASAGERAMKTVMDRLAGLGSRPLVLAVSALTSFSESEFDAVYNDTIARAVRKFSQMSFEAGLDGMVCSVFESKLIKDVTNEKFITLCPGVRPFGESAGDQKRVANLVSAKQEGSDFIVVGRPIYENVNPREICERILEQI from the coding sequence GTGAAGCTCTGCGTCGCACTTGATATGGCTAGTTGTGAAGAGAACTTAGCCCTTGCTAGTGAGCTAAAAGGGCTTGATCTTTGGCTAAAAGTAGGGCTTAGAAGCTATCTTAGGGATGGGGCAAAATTTATAGAAGAGCTAAAAGGACTTGGAAATTTTAAAATTTTCCTCGATCTAAAGCTCTATGATATCCCAAATACGATGGCGGATGCGGCTGAAGTCGTCTCAAAAATCGGCGTAGATATGATAAATGTGCATGCTAGCGCTGGTGAACGCGCGATGAAGACAGTTATGGATAGACTAGCTGGTCTTGGAAGCCGTCCTTTGGTGCTCGCAGTGTCGGCACTTACTAGCTTTAGTGAGAGCGAGTTTGACGCTGTTTATAACGATACGATCGCAAGAGCTGTTAGAAAATTTAGCCAGATGAGTTTTGAAGCAGGACTTGATGGAATGGTCTGTTCCGTTTTTGAAAGTAAACTCATCAAAGATGTTACAAATGAGAAATTCATCACTCTTTGCCCTGGCGTTAGGCCTTTTGGAGAGAGTGCTGGAGATCAAAAAAGAGTAGCAAACTTAGTGAGTGCAAAGCAAGAGGGTAGCGACTTTATCGTTGTTGGTAGGCCGATTTATGAGAATGTAAATCCAAGAGAAATTTGTGAACGAATTTTGGAGCAAATTTAA
- a CDS encoding LemA family protein, which yields MKNLIAVIIVIAALAFGAFKYINSFVALDENVNAKWSQVLNQYKRRAELVPNLVETVKGYAAHEQKIFEDVANARSKSMQVSVDASGLSDEAKMKEFMTAQSSFGLALGRLMAVSENYPELKANQNFLSLQSQLEGTQNRISVAMHDYIEAVKEYNVALRSFPNKFIASAFYPELKPKQNLEISNDEKINPKVSFEK from the coding sequence ATGAAAAATTTAATAGCCGTTATTATAGTTATTGCTGCACTTGCTTTTGGCGCTTTTAAGTATATAAATTCATTTGTTGCACTTGATGAAAATGTAAATGCAAAGTGGTCGCAGGTGTTAAATCAATATAAAAGAAGAGCCGAGCTTGTGCCAAATTTAGTTGAGACTGTAAAAGGCTACGCAGCTCATGAGCAAAAAATTTTTGAAGATGTGGCAAATGCTAGAAGTAAGAGCATGCAAGTAAGCGTTGATGCAAGTGGTCTTAGTGATGAAGCTAAGATGAAAGAATTTATGACAGCACAAAGCTCATTTGGCTTGGCTCTTGGCAGGCTTATGGCAGTTAGCGAGAACTATCCAGAGCTAAAAGCAAATCAAAATTTCTTATCTCTTCAGAGTCAGCTTGAAGGTACGCAAAACCGCATAAGCGTAGCAATGCATGATTATATCGAAGCTGTAAAAGAGTATAACGTAGCCCTTAGAAGCTTTCCAAATAAATTTATAGCAAGTGCTTTTTATCCTGAGCTAAAGCCAAAACAAAATCTTGAAATAAGCAACGATGAGAAGATAAATCCAAAAGTTTCATTTGAGAAATAA
- a CDS encoding DMT family transporter gives MQTKGFLWVLGGAVAECGWAYGLKHAQNAIGFALTAALVCVSFVSFMKAMKYLPVSVAYTVFVGFGAFFIVVAESVSEYGSSGQAPDPLRLFFIATLIAGVLGLKRLKS, from the coding sequence ATGCAAACTAAGGGCTTTTTGTGGGTATTAGGCGGCGCGGTCGCCGAGTGCGGCTGGGCGTACGGGCTAAAACACGCCCAAAACGCCATAGGATTCGCGCTTACTGCCGCGTTAGTCTGCGTTAGCTTCGTATCGTTTATGAAGGCTATGAAATACTTGCCCGTTAGCGTCGCATATACCGTATTTGTGGGATTTGGAGCGTTTTTTATCGTAGTCGCCGAAAGCGTTAGCGAATACGGCTCAAGCGGCCAGGCGCCCGATCCCTTGCGGCTATTTTTCATAGCGACGCTGATCGCGGGCGTGCTGGGGCTAAAAAGGCTAAAATCTTGA